In Pseudomonas oryzicola, one DNA window encodes the following:
- a CDS encoding PoNi-like cognate immunity protein, with protein MLQEAAYLDSISFWKKYYVELEAEPYLKIERPEYVNIEMLSWSWCYESMELLVALYSGGEPIKSLEFYAGHMFSQFQRHKRSYPDFSLKLWEPDAYQFVLWLLSLAVLLDMPERIEQIAGYISDDPDHGQDLLIRQLFTRVGINQAGPALIHARPYADLLQALNGEQAEQQQAMRSYLKKWYRGMRNCYWHDRHKARSDAGFFGYWAFEAGLVTLLWDIDDTPYRDLPYYPKDLVDHARQRPAHLN; from the coding sequence TTGCTGCAAGAAGCAGCCTATCTCGATAGTATTTCCTTTTGGAAGAAGTATTATGTCGAGCTAGAGGCTGAGCCTTACCTGAAAATTGAACGCCCCGAATATGTAAACATTGAAATGTTGAGCTGGAGTTGGTGCTATGAGTCTATGGAGTTGCTTGTGGCTCTTTACTCAGGTGGTGAACCCATCAAGTCGCTTGAATTCTATGCGGGGCACATGTTCAGCCAGTTCCAGCGTCACAAACGCTCTTATCCCGATTTTTCTTTGAAGCTATGGGAGCCCGACGCTTACCAGTTCGTACTTTGGCTGCTGTCCCTCGCTGTGCTGTTGGATATGCCTGAGCGCATCGAGCAGATCGCCGGTTACATCAGTGACGACCCGGATCACGGTCAAGACCTGCTGATCCGCCAGCTGTTCACCCGGGTTGGTATCAACCAGGCCGGCCCGGCATTGATTCACGCGCGCCCCTACGCAGACTTGCTGCAAGCCTTGAACGGCGAACAGGCCGAACAGCAGCAGGCCATGCGCAGCTACCTGAAGAAATGGTACCGAGGCATGCGCAATTGCTATTGGCATGATCGCCACAAAGCCCGCAGCGATGCCGGCTTTTTCGGCTACTGGGCCTTCGAGGCCGGTTTGGTCACATTGTTGTGGGATATCGACGATACGCCTTACCGCGACTTGCCCTATTACCCAAAAGACCTGGTCGATCACGCCCGGCAGCGCCCGGCTCACCTGAATTAG
- a CDS encoding type VI secretion system Vgr family protein: protein MKQSDLRFGFQALAARTEFEVVSFKLDETLNQPFVLTLELVSYESDIDFGHLLDKPALFTLYCADRPLRHVHGLVSAFSQGETSFSRTRYHAVVEPRLARARLRSNWRIFQSKTVPQILDLMFKRQGITRFELNSCAEHQVREFCVQAGETDLDFIHRLAAEEGFVYRFSHCAKQHTLIVTDRLLSFGLLSRGALKSEDDEALWQDEVDVGPDQVLYHADSGGDQARACLRRLRYCEQVRTARQVQRDYTFTHPAYRQEHRAQASNVTHQSLDYERFDYPGRYKRDAVGKPFTETRLTGLRHDACLAEVQGDDVRLQPGLSFTLVGHPRQDLNVHWRVVSLCHQGSQLTSLQEQAAGAEQGTHYVNDALLVQGMAEWRPAPVAKPRIDGPHMATVVGPPGEEIYCDEWGRVKVSFPWDRESENNEFSSCWVRVSQGWAGGSWGSMAIPRIGQDVIVQYVNGDPDQPIVTGRTYCGDQLPPYDLPQHKTRMTIKSQTHKGTGFNELRFEDELGRQEVFIHAERDQNNVVKHNETTLIGNDRSERVEHDEVVHIGGNRSVKVGASKSETVALGKIESVGLGKILAVGGALSVSVGLEASEQVALDKRVQVGGQLRVDSQDDVSITSHGGHVHIDSRTSLTLSCGGAFIKLADGRIEIGCPEPLLLHAIAQVKAPARYGEPPAPVQDDIEFRLVHADGTPIAGTAYVASLSDGTQRQGVVDQNGYARLAGVTPGCSAQVRYEVGPGPLQLTTATELDAALQALLAGCSSAGGQA from the coding sequence ATGAAACAGTCCGACTTACGCTTCGGTTTCCAGGCGCTCGCTGCGCGCACGGAATTCGAAGTGGTTTCATTCAAACTGGACGAAACCCTCAACCAGCCATTTGTGCTGACCCTGGAACTTGTCAGCTACGAAAGTGACATCGACTTCGGTCACCTGCTCGACAAGCCTGCGCTGTTCACCCTCTATTGCGCCGACCGGCCCCTGCGTCACGTGCATGGCCTGGTCAGCGCCTTCAGCCAGGGCGAAACCAGCTTTTCTCGCACGCGCTACCACGCCGTGGTCGAACCGCGGCTGGCCCGTGCCCGGTTGCGTTCGAACTGGCGCATCTTTCAGAGCAAAACCGTGCCGCAGATTCTTGACCTGATGTTCAAGCGCCAAGGCATTACCCGCTTCGAGCTGAACAGTTGCGCCGAGCACCAGGTACGGGAGTTCTGTGTCCAGGCGGGTGAAACCGACCTCGACTTCATCCATCGCCTTGCCGCTGAAGAAGGGTTTGTCTACCGCTTTTCACACTGTGCCAAGCAGCACACCCTGATCGTCACCGACCGCCTGCTTTCGTTCGGGCTGCTCAGCCGGGGCGCGCTCAAGAGCGAAGATGACGAGGCACTTTGGCAGGATGAGGTCGATGTCGGCCCCGATCAGGTGCTGTACCACGCCGACAGTGGCGGCGACCAGGCCCGCGCCTGCCTGCGGCGCTTGCGCTACTGCGAGCAGGTGCGTACGGCGCGGCAGGTGCAGCGCGACTACACCTTCACCCACCCCGCCTATCGCCAGGAGCACAGGGCGCAGGCCAGTAACGTCACGCACCAGTCCCTGGACTACGAACGCTTCGATTACCCGGGGCGCTACAAGCGCGATGCAGTCGGCAAGCCCTTCACCGAAACACGGCTGACGGGCTTGCGCCACGATGCCTGCCTGGCCGAAGTGCAGGGCGATGACGTGCGTCTGCAACCAGGCCTGAGCTTCACCCTGGTCGGCCACCCACGGCAAGACCTCAATGTGCACTGGCGCGTGGTCAGCCTGTGTCATCAGGGGTCCCAGCTCACCAGCCTGCAGGAACAGGCCGCCGGCGCCGAACAAGGCACCCACTATGTGAACGATGCGCTGCTGGTGCAGGGCATGGCCGAGTGGCGCCCGGCACCCGTGGCCAAGCCGCGCATCGATGGCCCGCACATGGCCACCGTGGTCGGCCCGCCCGGCGAGGAGATCTATTGCGACGAATGGGGCCGGGTCAAGGTCAGCTTTCCCTGGGACCGAGAGAGCGAAAACAACGAATTCAGCTCCTGCTGGGTGCGGGTGTCGCAAGGCTGGGCCGGTGGCAGCTGGGGTTCGATGGCCATCCCGCGTATTGGCCAGGATGTGATTGTCCAGTACGTCAATGGCGACCCCGACCAGCCGATCGTCACCGGGCGCACCTACTGCGGTGACCAGCTGCCGCCTTACGACCTGCCGCAACACAAGACCCGCATGACCATCAAGAGCCAGACCCATAAAGGCACTGGCTTCAACGAGCTGCGCTTCGAAGATGAACTGGGGCGGCAGGAAGTATTCATTCATGCCGAGCGTGACCAGAACAACGTCGTCAAGCACAACGAAACCACGCTGATCGGCAATGACCGTAGCGAGCGCGTCGAGCATGACGAGGTGGTGCACATAGGCGGCAACCGCAGCGTCAAGGTGGGCGCCAGCAAAAGCGAGACGGTTGCCCTTGGCAAGATCGAAAGCGTTGGCCTGGGCAAGATACTGGCGGTTGGTGGCGCGCTGAGCGTGAGCGTCGGCCTCGAGGCCAGCGAACAGGTGGCGCTGGACAAGCGCGTGCAGGTTGGCGGGCAATTGCGGGTCGACAGCCAGGACGACGTGTCGATCACCAGCCATGGCGGCCACGTGCATATCGACAGCCGCACGTCGCTGACCCTCAGCTGTGGCGGGGCCTTTATCAAGCTGGCTGACGGCCGCATCGAAATCGGCTGCCCCGAGCCACTGCTGCTCCATGCCATCGCCCAGGTCAAGGCGCCGGCACGCTACGGTGAGCCGCCTGCCCCGGTACAGGACGACATCGAGTTTCGCCTGGTGCACGCCGACGGCACGCCGATCGCCGGCACGGCCTACGTGGCGAGCTTGTCCGATGGCACCCAGCGCCAGGGCGTGGTCGACCAGAACGGCTATGCCCGCCTGGCCGGGGTCACCCCCGGCTGCAGCGCCCAGGTGCGGTATGAGGTAGGCCCAGGCCCGCTGCAGCTGACCACCGCGACCGAGCTGGATGCTGCCTTGCAGGCTTTGCTTGCCGGTTGCAGCTCGGCAGGTGGCCAGGCATGA
- a CDS encoding PoNi-like cognate immunity protein gives MQFDRVKREPLLQERFYLDDVSYLKEKYFERSAEEYLARSWPDYVNVEGISWGWCYQSLELLIELYSGGEPLESLQAYAEHVFSQFQRHKQSFPDFSLKLWEPDAYQYVLWLLSFAVLFGKAGRIAQIAAWTSDSSDESQDLLLRQLFVRVGVDFPGGTLVHKRPYSELLRAVSSGGDEQQQALRAYLKQWYRGMRNCYWHDRHKGRSDSGFFGYWAFEAGMVTVLWGVDDTPYRDLPYYPKDLVDDARERQVIQSFPEGLLSVTSSDVFAKSGEVCPRTGVWVCDDWVVGPQTFMQGIEMPADEGRILTWRLVKGL, from the coding sequence GTGCAATTTGATCGGGTTAAAAGAGAGCCGCTTCTTCAAGAAAGGTTTTATCTGGATGATGTGTCTTATTTGAAGGAAAAGTACTTTGAGCGGAGCGCTGAGGAGTATCTGGCTAGGTCGTGGCCGGATTACGTCAATGTGGAAGGAATAAGTTGGGGGTGGTGCTATCAGTCACTTGAATTATTGATTGAATTGTATTCAGGGGGCGAGCCGTTAGAGTCCCTCCAAGCCTATGCTGAGCACGTGTTTTCGCAGTTTCAGCGGCACAAACAGAGTTTTCCGGATTTCTCATTGAAGCTATGGGAGCCAGATGCCTATCAGTACGTGTTGTGGCTTTTATCTTTTGCTGTTTTGTTCGGAAAAGCAGGGCGTATTGCGCAAATAGCAGCGTGGACAAGTGACAGTTCGGATGAGAGTCAGGATTTACTGTTGAGGCAGTTGTTTGTTCGTGTGGGTGTAGATTTTCCTGGGGGCACGTTAGTTCATAAGCGACCTTACAGTGAGCTCCTTAGGGCAGTGTCAAGTGGAGGCGATGAGCAGCAACAGGCTTTGCGTGCCTATCTCAAACAATGGTACAGAGGTATGCGAAACTGTTATTGGCATGACCGCCACAAGGGAAGAAGTGACTCTGGATTCTTTGGTTACTGGGCATTCGAGGCGGGTATGGTCACTGTGCTATGGGGTGTTGATGATACTCCCTACAGGGATCTCCCCTACTATCCGAAAGATTTGGTAGATGACGCTCGTGAACGCCAAGTTATTCAAAGTTTCCCAGAAGGACTTCTGAGCGTGACAAGTTCGGATGTGTTTGCCAAGTCAGGTGAAGTTTGCCCTCGCACGGGCGTGTGGGTCTGCGACGATTGGGTTGTGGGGCCTCAAACATTTATGCAAGGCATTGAAATGCCAGCCGACGAGGGACGTATCTTGACGTGGCGCTTGGTAAAGGGCCTGTAA
- a CDS encoding DUF6026 family protein, whose translation MGTLMPATPTQTLYVSVRRDELRKLKEERDQLRQQVAQLNLLLAQARTDGDAVSL comes from the coding sequence ATGGGTACCTTGATGCCTGCTACTCCAACCCAGACCCTCTATGTCTCCGTGCGCCGTGATGAGCTGCGTAAACTGAAGGAAGAACGTGACCAGCTGCGTCAGCAGGTCGCCCAACTGAACCTGCTGCTGGCACAGGCACGCACCGACGGCGACGCCGTCAGCCTCTGA
- a CDS encoding PoNi-like cognate immunity protein, whose protein sequence is MGHFDSIKRDPWMVEQHYRASTHEKEQEFADPDTQALLAGPAEHRHHYRGLSRDWAHMALELAIQRYSGGEPMELVEAYVDYAFAQFARHFSAYPAASEQLRPWVADDYRLALWLLSLAVLCGYPERVGQLLGWLNQADERSPDLLLHRLFQRLGKAYPGTSLLHPEPYATLLESLDLRGPAQQDALMRYLGQWYAEAHGCYWHERHARARGDHLGYWAFEAALVAFLWSVQGDALQSAPQFYPKALVDRAHYRRLGKQFRDPETARREDAPGWPSGTPCPWPGHYTCVERALGEQVFMHQVPFPEIDGQVVHWRLSRTF, encoded by the coding sequence ATGGGCCACTTTGACAGCATCAAGCGCGACCCGTGGATGGTCGAGCAGCACTATCGGGCCTCGACCCATGAAAAGGAACAGGAATTCGCCGACCCGGACACCCAGGCCTTGCTGGCCGGCCCCGCCGAGCACAGGCACCACTACCGGGGGCTTAGCCGCGACTGGGCGCACATGGCTTTGGAGCTGGCCATCCAGCGCTACTCCGGTGGCGAGCCGATGGAACTGGTAGAGGCCTATGTCGATTACGCGTTCGCCCAGTTCGCCCGGCATTTTTCCGCCTACCCGGCAGCCAGCGAGCAATTGCGCCCGTGGGTGGCGGACGACTACCGGCTTGCCCTGTGGCTGCTGTCGCTGGCGGTGCTGTGCGGTTACCCCGAGCGGGTAGGCCAACTGCTGGGCTGGTTGAACCAGGCCGACGAGCGCAGCCCCGACCTGCTGTTGCATCGGCTGTTCCAGCGTCTGGGCAAGGCATATCCAGGCACCTCGTTGCTTCACCCCGAGCCCTACGCCACGTTGCTGGAGAGCCTCGATCTACGTGGCCCTGCGCAGCAGGACGCACTCATGCGCTACCTCGGCCAGTGGTACGCCGAGGCGCACGGCTGTTACTGGCACGAGCGCCACGCGCGGGCACGCGGTGACCACCTGGGCTATTGGGCATTCGAAGCGGCGCTGGTGGCGTTTTTATGGTCGGTGCAAGGCGACGCCCTGCAAAGCGCGCCACAGTTCTACCCGAAGGCACTTGTCGACCGGGCCCATTACCGGCGGCTGGGCAAGCAGTTTCGCGACCCGGAAACCGCCAGGCGCGAGGATGCCCCCGGCTGGCCATCCGGCACCCCCTGCCCATGGCCCGGCCACTACACCTGCGTCGAGCGCGCGCTGGGTGAGCAGGTGTTCATGCACCAGGTACCTTTCCCCGAGATCGATGGCCAGGTCGTGCACTGGCGGCTGTCGAGAACGTTCTGA
- a CDS encoding PAAR domain-containing protein, whose translation MPAIVLLGHAHHCPLCGPTSVSSGSSLFFVNGRAAARVGDKLGCGALITSGSALMMEDGQPFARVGDTTSHGGVLENGDNSWLLD comes from the coding sequence ATGCCTGCCATCGTTCTGCTGGGCCACGCTCACCACTGCCCGCTGTGCGGCCCGACCAGCGTCAGCAGCGGTTCCAGCCTGTTCTTCGTCAACGGCAGGGCCGCCGCCCGGGTTGGCGACAAGCTCGGGTGTGGGGCGCTGATCACCAGCGGCTCGGCACTGATGATGGAGGACGGGCAGCCGTTTGCCAGGGTCGGCGACACCACCAGTCATGGTGGCGTACTGGAAAATGGCGATAACAGCTGGCTGCTTGATTAA